The Flavobacteriales bacterium genome contains the following window.
GGCAACGCGATTTCGTGATGGGACGTTTCCGGAATAAGCAGATCAGGATGCTGATTGCCACAGATGTGGCTGCACGGGGCCTGGATGTGAATGATCTTAGTCATGTGATCCATTATAATTTACCCGACGATGATGCCGCGTATGTTCATCGAAGCGGAAGAACAGGCAGGGGTGATAAAACCGGTGTATCGCTGGCCATTGTTCATGTGTCAGAGAAGAAAAGGATCGCATACCTTGAGAAAGTGCTCGGCCGCCCCATCGAGCAGATGAAGGTGCCAACCGGAAAAGAGATTTGTGAGAGGCAGCTGTTTCACCTCATCAATCGCATGGAGACCATCGAAGTGCACGAAGAACAGATCGGCGACTTCCTGCCGGTGATCTACAAAAAGCTGGAATGGATGAGTAAGGAAGACCTGATCACCCGGTTTGTATCCGTGGAGTTCAATCGCTTTCTTTCCTATTATAAAGATGCCAGGGATCTGAGTACCGTATCCGGCCGTGGCGATCGCAATGATCGTGGCGAACGAGGCGAACGCGGAGAACGCGGCGACGGAAAAAGAACAAGGGGAGAGAAAGATGGTAAGGGTTATACTTTCGGGAAGTTTGTCATCAACCTGGGTGTCAAACACCGCTTCAAGCCAAGCATTCTTTTCCAGATGATCAACCAGCAACTGGCTGCCCGTAACATCGAGATCGGTCGCATTGAGATCCAAAAGAATTTCACGGTATTCGAGTTGGATCAGGCCTATGAGAAAAAACTACTGAAGTCCTTCGGAAACGTTAAATACAAAGGATTGAAAGTGGTGGTTGAAGAATGGCCATCGGGAGATGATGACGGATGGAGGAAGGATCAGAGTCATAAAGGAAAGAAGAAACGGGGAAGAAAATAGCCAGGGGTTAACGTTCCACGCGAACCTTAATAAATCTCTTTTCGGATCTTCTTTTCGATCTCAATCGCGGCGGGCGTAAGTACCCGGTCTTCCACCCATTTGTGAATGGTGAGGTCCTTGATCAGTCCATGCAGATGCCGCACGGTCTTGTCGAATGAAGGCAATTGTTGAATCCGGTCGTCACATGATTCCAGCTTGTCCAGAACCAACTCCAGTTGCCTTTCGATATCGTCATGTTCGGTGGTGAATTTGCTGATGGCATTTTTTTCCATCAGCTCATATAATTCCACCAGGTTGTATTCATTGTACCCGATGTTGTATAGATAAAGTATATACGGAAACAAGGATGCCTCTTCCAAAGCAATGTGTTCCAGTATTTCTTCTTTCACTTCGGTGAACTCCCGGTTGATCTCATCCAGCATGGCATGAGGTGCCATCAATTCGCGGATCAGGTCAAAAATATATTTTTCCGCTTCGGGAAGTCTGCGGTACCGGTAGTACTGATGGGTTTTTTGGAGAAAGTCCAGCATCGTGGTCACCGGAAACTTCTTTAATTCCTGTTCAGGAAAAGCATCCGGGTTCTCATATGCACCCAGCAGGGTAAGCAGGAAATCCGCGTTCAAACCAACCACGTTGCAAGCATCTACAATGGTGAGTCCGAACAGTCCCTGGTCAATATTAAATCTGCTGAGTACATCCTTGAGATAGGCATGCTGCTCAATCAGGTCTTTGATCCGGGCTTCTTTTGAAATGGTTACCACTGTGATTTGTCTATCGTGAAACGGTCAAATGCGTTTTCATGCCATGAAATTAGCGAATTTCCCGGCAAAACAACAAGAAAAAGGAAGCGGATGTTGATCATGACGATTCCCGCAGATCAACCCGAATCATGCAATAGAAAAAAACTATTGCATGACGCATAAGAAAATCATAGGATACCGATTGTTTGCTTCGGAATAAATTCTTGATTTTCTAATGCGGGATAGCCCCAGCTAATACATATATAGTTCAGCGCGAAAGGCGCTTCCTAATGCATAATCTGGGATCAAACTTTATACCTTTGTAAAAAAGAAGAAACATGGAACCCAATCCATTGGAATTATTCGGACAATGGTATGCGAAGGCGGAACAGGAAGTGAAGAACATGCCGGAGGCTGTTTGCCTCGCCACTGCAAGCAAATCCGGCCGCCCTTCGGCTCGAATGGTGCTTTTAAAAAGTTTTGATGAAAAGGGCTTTGTCTTTTTTACAAACTATGAAAGCCGAAAAGGCCATGAGCTGGAGGAGAACCCTCAAGCCTTTCTGTTGTTTTACTGGAAGGAACTAGGTCGGCAGGTGAGGGTGGAAGGCCAGGTGGAAAAAGTCAGCGCTGAAGAATCGGACGCTTATTTCGCCACCCGTCCCCGGCAGAGCCAGTTGGGTGCATGGGCATCCAAGCAAAGCCGGCCGATCAGTTCAAGGATTCAGTTGCTGCGTTCGGTGGCAAAAAGTGCCGCACAGTTTCTCAACAAACCGGTGGAGCGTCCGGACTACTGGGGTGGTTTCAGGATCATTCCTGATCGATATGAATTCTGGGAGGACCAACAATTTCGCCTGCACAACCGTTTTGATTATCAGTGGAAGGGTGATGCATGGGAGATAAAACGTCTTTCTCCTTAAGGAACCGGTTCATCGTTTCCTGATTCTGGCATAGTCTTTGCCTTTTTGTGCGGGTAAGAAATCTATAATCAAAATGTACATTATGAAACCTCTGACCTCCGGAAAATCACTGTTGTTGATGGCAGCGGCATTAGGTATGGCTTTTGTCTCCTGTAAAAAAGAGCGGGACAATGACTATTCTGCAGCCAATGACAATGCGTTGGCCGAACGCAGCTTCAGCGATATAGAAAGCATCTCTGATCAGGCTGCCGATGGCAATCTCACCAGCTATAAAGACGGACTTGATCAGTCAATCATGGGTAAATGCGCCACGATCACCCATGACACCACCACCACACCACGTTCATTGGTGGTCGATTTCGGCACCGTGAACTGTCTGTGCAACGATGGCCGCAACCGTCGTGGAAAGATCAGGGTCAGTTATAACGGCATGTACCGGGATCCCGGATCTACCCATAGCATCACTCCTGAAGATTATTATGTGAATGACTATAAAATCGAAGGATTAAAATCTGTAACCAACATGGGCTACAATTCCAGCAACCACCTTTACTATAACATCACGGTTGATGGAACGGTTACTGCTCCCGACGGGAAGTCAGCCACGTGGAAATCTGATCGTGTCAGAGAATGGGTGGAAGGTGAATCAACCCTGATCAATTGGTTGGATGATGTTTACCTGATCACCGGAACAGCCAGTGGAACGGGTGCAAATGGAAACGGGTACAATGCAGCGGTCAAGACCCCTTTGAGGGTGGAACTGAGCTGCCGGTGGATTACCAGCGGAAGCTTCGAACTGACCCCTGATGGCAAGGACCCCATCACCGGAGATTATGGCAACGGAAATTGTGACAATCAAGCCACCGTTGTGTTTCGCGGTAAGACTTACAACGTGACCCTGAAATAGTGTAATGACGCATGGATCCGGCGATCCGGATACTAAAAAAGGCCTGATATTGTTCATCGGGCCTTTTTTTATGAGTTATAATTTTTCTAACATTGGGTGTTTTTACCTAACTACACAATGGCTTACGAGAGATTCGAGCCTTCGCAACAAGCGGCCGGTGCATTTGACGGCGGCAGGATTCAGGAACGGAAACCGATTGGTTTTCCCCAGGACGGCGGGAAGTTATCCCCTATGTCCAATCTATTTTACTGGGCCCATGCCTGGAGCGATGAAGGTGGGTTGATCGGTGAGCATCCGCATCGTGGGTTTGAGATTGTGACCATCGTTCTCAAAGGAGAAATTCAACATTACGACAGCCAGTTAAAAGATTGGAAAACACTGCAGGCCGGTGATGCACAGATCATCAGGGCAGGCAATGGAATCACCCATGCCGAGCGTCTGCTTCCGCAGTCTGCCATTTTTCAGATTTGGTTCGATCCGGGACTTGAACAATCCCTCAGCCGTCCGGCATCCTATAATGATTACAAGTCTTCTGATTTTCCGGTGGAGGTATCCGATGGTGTCTCTGTGGTTTCGTTTTCAGGAGAAAAGGCACCCATGAAAATGGAAAGTCCGGAGGTGGTCATGCAACAGGTAACTATGTCTGAAGGAAGTTCGTATTCAATGTCGCCATCCGGCCAGATCGTTGGTGCATTTGTACTTGATGGCGAAATTAACATTGATGGAAAGTCGGCCGTGACCGGAGATTTTATATTGATCAAAGATGAGGAAACTGCTTTGTTGACGGGAGCGAAGGATGCACGCGTTTTTGTGCTCTCCGTTCCTGAAAAAGTGAACTATCATTTGTACACTGATTTGGTTGGTCGTTCAAATTGATGGATAAGTCGATAAACCCAACATGATACATTTTCCATGTGTTACTACTGATTTAAGTTTGTTTTATATTTGAAATATATCTACCAGCACTAAAACCAAATTTTGACGCTTATTTAACAAATCATCTATGGAAACCGCAACGATGGAACCAAAAAAAGCTCAAGACCCCAAGCTTGAGGAGTTCATGGCCAAAGTCAGGGTCCGCAACGGAAATGAACCCGAGTATCTGCAAGCTGTACATGAAGTTGCCGAAGTTATTATTCCCTTCATGGAAGCACATCCCAAGTATAAGGATGCAAGAATCCTGGAAAGGATTTGTGAACCCGAAAGAGTGATCATGTTCCGCGTTCCGTGGAAAGATGACAAAGGACAGTTTCAGATCAACCGCGGATTCCGTATTGAGATGAACAGCGCCATCGGACCTTACAAAGGTGGACTTCGTTTTCACCCTTCCGTAAACCTGGGTATTTTGAAATTCCTGGCCTTTGAACAGGTATTCAAGAACAGCCTCACCACCCTGCCCATGGGCGGCGGTAAAGGAGGATCCGATTTTGACCCCAAAGGAAAGAGTGACAATGAAGTGATGGCTTTCTGCCAAAGCTTTATGACTGAGCTTTCACGTCATATCGGTCCTGATACCGACGTTCCTGCCGGTGACATCGGTGTGGGTGGTCGTGAGATCGGCTTTATGTTTGGTCAGTACAAACGGATTCGTAATGAATTCACCGGCGTACTTACAGGTAAGTCACCCAACTGGGGTGGTAGCCTGATCCGTCCGGAAGCCACCGGATATGGCTGTGTGTACTTCGCAGAACAAATGCTTGAAGTGCGAGGCCAAATGGTGAAAGACAAGACCGTGGTGATCTCCGGTTCAGGTAACGTAGCCCAGTATGCCGCCGAAAAGGTTCTTGACCTCGGAGGTAAAGTGCTGACTTTCTCGGATTCCGAAGGATATATCTATGACGAAAAGGGAATCGACCGTGAGAAACTGGCATGGGTGATGGAACTGAAAAACGTCAAGCGTGGTCGTATCAAAGAATACGCTGATAAGTTCGGTGCCAAATTCATCGCCGGTAAGAGGCCATGGGAAGTCAAATGTGACATTGCCCTGCCATGTGCCACGCAAAACGAGTTGAACGGAGAAGATGCTCAGAAACTGATCAGCAATGGTTGTATTGCGGTGAGTGAAGGCGCGAATATGCCATCTACACCGGAAGCTGTTGAAGTATTCCTGAACAACAAGATCATGTTCGGTCCCGGTAAAGCTGCCAACGCAGGTGGTGTGGCCACATCCGGACTTGAAATGAGCCAGAACTCGCTCCGTTTGTCATGGACACGTGAAGAAGTGGATGATAAATTGAAGGGCATCATGACGAGCATTCACCAAATGTGCCTGAAATATGGCCGTGAAGACGGTGATTTCGTTAACTATGTAAAAGGTGCGAACATCGGAGGCTTCGTGAAGGTTGCTGATTCCATGCTGGATCAGGGACTGGTATAAGTCGTTCCGATTTCATTAATTTTGGACGGTGGTTCTCTGAGAGCCACCGTCTTTTTTTTGTCCGTGATTTTCATTAGTCATTCATTAATATAGGGTAGAGTATATGTACGGTTCATTTCAAAAATTTCTGCAAGAGGAACTCCAGGGCATTGAGCAAGCAGGCCTCTATAAAAAGGAGCGCATCATCACTACGCCGCAGGATGCGGTAATCAAAACCACCGATGGAAAGGAAGTGCTGAACTTCTGTGCCAACAATTATCTCGGACTTTCATCGCATCCGGAGGTGATCAAAGCAGCGTACGAAACACTCGACAGCCGCGGTTATGGTATGTCTTCAGTTCGCTTTATCTGCGGGACACAGGATATTCACAAACAGCTGGAAGAAAAGGTGTCGGCCTTCCTTGGTACTGAGGATACCATTCTTTATGCGGCATGCTTCGATGCAAACGGCGGCGTTTTTGAACCTCTGCTCGGTCCGGAGGATGCACTGATCTCGGATGAACTCAACCATGCTTCCATTATAGATGGTGTTCGCCTTTGCAAGGCCCAGCGGTACCGTTATAAGAACAGTGATATGGCGGATCTGGAAGCGAAACTTCAGGAGGCACAAGCCCAGCGGTTCAGGATGATCGTTACTGATGGCGTGTTTTCCATGGATGGATACATTGCCAAACTGGATCAGATCTGTGACCTGGCAGAAAAATATGATGCCCTTGTGATGGTGGATGATAGCCATGCAACGGGTTTTGTTGGCAAAACCGGTCGTGGAACCCATGAACATTGTGGTGTAATGGGAAGGGTGGATATCATTACCAGCACGCTTGGAAAGGCGCTGGGTGGTGCCATGGGTGGTTTTACGTCGGGCCGGAAGGAAGTGATTGATATGCTCAGACAGCGGTCACGCCCTTATTTGTTCTCAAACAGCCTTGCTCCGTCCATTACAGGTGCTGCAAGCCGTGTATTTGACTTGCTCACTGAAACGACGAACCTGAGAGATACCCTGATGGAGAATACGGCGTATTTCAGAAAGGGCATGACCGATGCCGGCTTTGATATAAAGGAAGGTGTTCATCCCATCGTGCCCATCATGTTGTATGATGCGAAAACGGCACAGGTCTTTGCAGACCATCTGTTAAAAGAAGGTATATATGTGATCGGCTTTTTCTATCCTGTGGTGCCTAAAGATCAGGCCCGGATCAGGGTCCAGATATCGGCGGCCCATAAGAAGGAACACCTTGATCAGGCGATAAAGGCATTTATTAACGTTGGAAAACAACTGGGCGTTCTGGTAAATTAAATGGTTCTGTGCTTGTGGCATTGAAAAAAAGGAACTATCTTCGCAGCCCATTTTGTGGATTTTACTGAGTTAAAACGTATTCGGAATACCTGAAATATAAGCAATAGTGGACACCTTAAGCAATAAAACGGTATCGCTGAACAAGGCGAATGCCAACAAAGAATGGTTTGTGGTGGATGCCGAGAACGAAGTTCTGGGAAGATTGTCTTCCAAAGTGGCTTTTGTTCTCCGTGGCAAACACAAAACCGGTTTCACACCTCACGCAGATTGCGGAGACAATGTGATCGTGATCAACGCGGATAAGGTTCGTTTGACCGGTACCAAGATGGAGGATAAGATCTACATCCGTCACACCGGCTATCCTGGCGGACAAAGGCAAGTCAAAGCCGCTGATCTTATTCAGAAAAAGCCTGCCCAGCTGATCGAAAAGGCGGTCAGAGGGATGCTCCCCAAGAATAAACTCGGAAATAAAATATTCGGAAACCTGCACGTTTATGCGGGCAACGAACATCAGCACGCCGGTCAAAACCCCCAACCACTCGCTCTCAGCACAATCAAATAACCTATGGAAGTCATCAATACCATTGGCAGAAGAAAAACATCCGTGGCCAGAATTTATCTGAGTGAAGGCAACGGTTCTGTCATTATCAACCGCAGGGAAGAAAAAGACTACTTCACTGTTCCTGAACTCATCGAAAAGGTAAATCAGCCATTCATGCTGACTGACAATAAAGGCAAGTTCGATGTGACTGTGAATGTGCATGGTGGCGGTATCAAAGGCCAGGCCGAAGCTATTCGCCTTGCCATCAGTAAAGCATTGTGCCAGATCAATCCGGAGTACAGAACTGTGCTTAAGCCCGAAGGACTCCTTACCAGGGATTCCAGAATGGTGGAAAGAAAGAAATTTGGCAGAAGGAAAGCACGGAAGAGATTCCAATTCAGCAAACGTTAAGAAACCCGAACCTTTTTTATGGCACAACTTACCCAAAAGGAACTTCTGGATGCGGGTGCACACTTTGGTCACCTCAAAAGGAAATGGAACCCCAAAATGGCTCCCTACATTTTCATGGAGAAAAACGGGATCCATATCATCGACCTGAACAAGACCATTGCCAAAACAGAGACTGCCAGAGCAGCCCTGAAGCAAATGGCCAAGTCCGGAAAAAAAATACTCT
Protein-coding sequences here:
- the pdxH gene encoding pyridoxamine 5'-phosphate oxidase, yielding MEPNPLELFGQWYAKAEQEVKNMPEAVCLATASKSGRPSARMVLLKSFDEKGFVFFTNYESRKGHELEENPQAFLLFYWKELGRQVRVEGQVEKVSAEESDAYFATRPRQSQLGAWASKQSRPISSRIQLLRSVAKSAAQFLNKPVERPDYWGGFRIIPDRYEFWEDQQFRLHNRFDYQWKGDAWEIKRLSP
- a CDS encoding DEAD/DEAH box helicase, with translation MIPFEDMGLDAGILRSIADLGFQQPTPIQQLTIPHLLNTREDLIATAQTGTGKTAGFGLPILQQLDLQSKNAQAIILCPTRELCIQIARDLESFSKHTKGLYVTPVYGGASMETQVRALKKGSHVVVGTPGRTLDLLNRKVLKLENIRWLVLDEADEMLSMGFKEELDAIMEAVPTDAQSLLFSATMPAGVKRLAKSYMKDAKELSVAHAHISTGSVKHGYFLVSGRDRFLALKRIADMNPNIYAIVFCRTRRETKEIADKMSAEGYAVDALHGDLSQGQRDFVMGRFRNKQIRMLIATDVAARGLDVNDLSHVIHYNLPDDDAAYVHRSGRTGRGDKTGVSLAIVHVSEKKRIAYLEKVLGRPIEQMKVPTGKEICERQLFHLINRMETIEVHEEQIGDFLPVIYKKLEWMSKEDLITRFVSVEFNRFLSYYKDARDLSTVSGRGDRNDRGERGERGERGDGKRTRGEKDGKGYTFGKFVINLGVKHRFKPSILFQMINQQLAARNIEIGRIEIQKNFTVFELDQAYEKKLLKSFGNVKYKGLKVVVEEWPSGDDDGWRKDQSHKGKKKRGRK
- the kbl gene encoding glycine C-acetyltransferase, coding for MYGSFQKFLQEELQGIEQAGLYKKERIITTPQDAVIKTTDGKEVLNFCANNYLGLSSHPEVIKAAYETLDSRGYGMSSVRFICGTQDIHKQLEEKVSAFLGTEDTILYAACFDANGGVFEPLLGPEDALISDELNHASIIDGVRLCKAQRYRYKNSDMADLEAKLQEAQAQRFRMIVTDGVFSMDGYIAKLDQICDLAEKYDALVMVDDSHATGFVGKTGRGTHEHCGVMGRVDIITSTLGKALGGAMGGFTSGRKEVIDMLRQRSRPYLFSNSLAPSITGAASRVFDLLTETTNLRDTLMENTAYFRKGMTDAGFDIKEGVHPIVPIMLYDAKTAQVFADHLLKEGIYVIGFFYPVVPKDQARIRVQISAAHKKEHLDQAIKAFINVGKQLGVLVN
- a CDS encoding pirin family protein, which translates into the protein MAYERFEPSQQAAGAFDGGRIQERKPIGFPQDGGKLSPMSNLFYWAHAWSDEGGLIGEHPHRGFEIVTIVLKGEIQHYDSQLKDWKTLQAGDAQIIRAGNGITHAERLLPQSAIFQIWFDPGLEQSLSRPASYNDYKSSDFPVEVSDGVSVVSFSGEKAPMKMESPEVVMQQVTMSEGSSYSMSPSGQIVGAFVLDGEINIDGKSAVTGDFILIKDEETALLTGAKDARVFVLSVPEKVNYHLYTDLVGRSN
- the rpsI gene encoding 30S ribosomal protein S9; amino-acid sequence: MEVINTIGRRKTSVARIYLSEGNGSVIINRREEKDYFTVPELIEKVNQPFMLTDNKGKFDVTVNVHGGGIKGQAEAIRLAISKALCQINPEYRTVLKPEGLLTRDSRMVERKKFGRRKARKRFQFSKR
- the gdhA gene encoding NADP-specific glutamate dehydrogenase, whose protein sequence is MEPKKAQDPKLEEFMAKVRVRNGNEPEYLQAVHEVAEVIIPFMEAHPKYKDARILERICEPERVIMFRVPWKDDKGQFQINRGFRIEMNSAIGPYKGGLRFHPSVNLGILKFLAFEQVFKNSLTTLPMGGGKGGSDFDPKGKSDNEVMAFCQSFMTELSRHIGPDTDVPAGDIGVGGREIGFMFGQYKRIRNEFTGVLTGKSPNWGGSLIRPEATGYGCVYFAEQMLEVRGQMVKDKTVVISGSGNVAQYAAEKVLDLGGKVLTFSDSEGYIYDEKGIDREKLAWVMELKNVKRGRIKEYADKFGAKFIAGKRPWEVKCDIALPCATQNELNGEDAQKLISNGCIAVSEGANMPSTPEAVEVFLNNKIMFGPGKAANAGGVATSGLEMSQNSLRLSWTREEVDDKLKGIMTSIHQMCLKYGREDGDFVNYVKGANIGGFVKVADSMLDQGLV
- the rplM gene encoding 50S ribosomal protein L13, which translates into the protein MDTLSNKTVSLNKANANKEWFVVDAENEVLGRLSSKVAFVLRGKHKTGFTPHADCGDNVIVINADKVRLTGTKMEDKIYIRHTGYPGGQRQVKAADLIQKKPAQLIEKAVRGMLPKNKLGNKIFGNLHVYAGNEHQHAGQNPQPLALSTIK